The Mesotoga infera genome window below encodes:
- a CDS encoding hydrolase-like protein: MLPPAGSEARWREEVMPGETSGEVML, from the coding sequence ATGCTGCCTCCGGCAGGAAGTGAGGCTCGCTGGCGCGAGGAAGTGATGCCCGGAGAAACATCCGGGGAAGTGATGCTGA